In one window of Massilibacterium senegalense DNA:
- a CDS encoding IS21 family transposase encodes MSTAKILDWLQEKFEDLEVAESTVRLYIRELRKEHDIPKESTARSYEAIPEIPLDKQMQIDFGQTEQLTPDRKQITLRFIAFVLANSRYKYKEWLDRPFTTRDVIQSHENVFRYYGGIADELVYDQDALILVSENGGNLILTRESQSYKEDRNLVVHMCRKANPKSKGKIENVVKYMKQNFAKHHIYHGLNTWNEDGWKWLERTGNYKYHNTTKKRPVAVFALEKKHLRPISSSIENYLDNNYASSMTRTIQKDNTIWYKSNRYRVPLGTFSQDETSNIEATEEGHSYLPLFNTSCNLSYCANVRYVLLRPIIASTKSALANLNSIALS; translated from the coding sequence ATGTCAACAGCCAAGATATTGGATTGGTTACAAGAAAAATTTGAAGATTTAGAAGTGGCCGAAAGCACAGTTCGATTGTATATAAGAGAGCTTCGCAAAGAACATGATATTCCTAAGGAATCAACAGCTAGATCTTATGAAGCTATACCTGAAATTCCTTTAGATAAACAAATGCAGATTGATTTTGGACAGACAGAACAACTCACACCAGATCGTAAGCAAATTACACTCCGTTTTATAGCATTTGTCCTTGCAAACTCTCGTTATAAGTATAAAGAATGGCTTGATAGGCCTTTTACAACAAGAGATGTCATTCAATCTCATGAAAATGTGTTTCGTTACTATGGAGGGATTGCGGATGAACTTGTTTACGACCAAGATGCGTTAATTCTCGTTAGTGAAAATGGAGGAAATCTTATCTTAACCCGGGAGTCCCAATCATATAAAGAAGATAGAAATTTAGTTGTACATATGTGCAGAAAAGCCAATCCAAAAAGTAAAGGGAAAATTGAAAATGTTGTTAAATATATGAAACAAAATTTTGCTAAACACCATATTTATCATGGATTAAATACCTGGAATGAGGATGGTTGGAAGTGGCTTGAACGAACAGGAAATTATAAGTATCATAATACAACAAAAAAGAGACCAGTCGCAGTGTTTGCCCTTGAAAAAAAACACTTACGCCCAATCTCTTCCTCTATCGAAAATTATCTCGATAACAATTATGCATCTAGTATGACAAGAACCATCCAGAAGGACAACACGATATGGTATAAATCTAATCGATATCGTGTTCCTCTCGGAACATTTTCACAAGATGAAACAAGTAACATTGAAGCAACAGAAGAAGGTCACAGTTATCTGCCTTTATTTAATACCTCATGTAATTTATCATATTGCGCTAATGTTCGATACGTCCTACTTAGACCAATTATTGCTTCAACCAAATCCGCTTTGGCCAACCTTAATTCGATTGCCCTTTCATAA
- a CDS encoding biotin--[acetyl-CoA-carboxylase] ligase, which yields MASTLREKLLQILYENEGEFISGQKISEMLDCSRTAVWKNIEELRKEGFELEAVQKKGYRIISKPDRLAEHDIQFNLKTKTFGQIVYAYESITSTQEVAKQLSVEGAKEGTIVVAEEQTKGRGRMNRPWNSKKSDGIYFSLILKPKISIQEAPQLTLLAAVGIVRAIKKVTDLDCHIKWPNDVLLNGRKLVGILTELQAEADQIHSVMIGIGINVNQKRFPKELEKIATSLYLQMNKKIERVQVLQAVLEELEELYEDYIQYGFDVVKMLWESYAISIGKEIHAHTLRGTITGTAKGITKQGVLLLEDANGVVHEIYSADIEIASTK from the coding sequence TTGGCATCAACATTAAGAGAAAAATTATTACAAATATTGTATGAAAACGAAGGAGAATTCATTTCTGGACAAAAAATAAGTGAAATGTTAGATTGTTCAAGAACTGCAGTTTGGAAAAACATTGAGGAATTACGAAAAGAAGGGTTTGAATTAGAAGCAGTTCAAAAAAAAGGGTATCGGATTATTAGTAAGCCGGATCGACTTGCAGAGCACGATATTCAATTTAATCTGAAAACAAAAACGTTTGGACAAATCGTGTACGCGTATGAATCGATTACGTCAACCCAAGAAGTTGCGAAACAACTTTCTGTTGAAGGGGCAAAAGAAGGAACCATTGTTGTAGCGGAAGAGCAAACAAAAGGGCGGGGTCGGATGAATCGACCTTGGAATTCGAAAAAAAGTGACGGTATTTATTTTAGCCTTATTTTAAAACCAAAAATTTCAATTCAAGAAGCGCCGCAGCTTACGTTACTTGCAGCAGTCGGGATAGTTCGGGCAATAAAAAAAGTAACTGATTTAGATTGTCATATTAAATGGCCGAATGACGTGTTGTTAAATGGTCGAAAACTAGTGGGTATTTTAACGGAATTACAAGCGGAAGCAGATCAAATTCATTCTGTTATGATCGGAATCGGGATAAATGTTAATCAAAAAAGGTTCCCGAAAGAATTAGAAAAGATAGCAACATCTTTATATTTACAAATGAATAAAAAGATAGAACGTGTACAAGTTTTACAAGCTGTATTAGAAGAATTAGAAGAATTGTATGAAGACTATATTCAATACGGTTTTGATGTTGTAAAAATGTTATGGGAAAGCTATGCTATTTCAATTGGGAAAGAAATTCATGCTCATACACTTCGGGGGACCATAACGGGAACAGCAAAAGGAATTACGAAACAAGGAGTACTATTATTAGAAGATGCCAATGGTGTCGTGCATGAAATTTATTCTGCTGATATCGAAATTGCTTCCACAAAATAA
- a CDS encoding YitT family protein — protein sequence MKINIKITNILSILIGAAIFSFGIVHFNMQNQLAEGGFTGITLLLYFMFQFNPAITNLVLNIPLFFVGYKLFSRTTFIYTVIGTVSVSLFLAIFQKYQLQIPLHDDLLLAALFAGVFIGIGLGIIFKNGGTTGGVDIIARIVKKYIGWNMGKTMFIFDFFVITTSLVYLNYRQAMYTLVAVFVGAKVIDFIQEGAYAAKAVIIISERADDIATTIMEKMERGITIVDGKGAYTKETKEILYCVVSRHELFRLKSYVRAIDPHAFITIANVHEVLGEGFTLDENKKPLYDE from the coding sequence ATGAAAATTAATATTAAAATAACCAATATTCTTTCCATCTTAATAGGGGCAGCGATTTTTTCCTTTGGAATTGTTCATTTTAACATGCAAAACCAACTAGCGGAAGGTGGATTTACAGGTATTACCTTACTGTTATATTTCATGTTTCAATTCAATCCAGCTATTACAAACCTAGTGTTAAATATCCCACTTTTTTTCGTCGGCTACAAATTATTTAGTCGTACAACGTTTATTTATACCGTTATAGGTACTGTAAGCGTATCACTTTTTCTAGCTATTTTTCAAAAATATCAACTTCAAATCCCTCTTCATGATGATTTATTGTTAGCTGCTTTATTTGCAGGAGTCTTTATCGGTATCGGACTAGGAATCATTTTCAAAAACGGTGGAACAACTGGTGGCGTTGATATTATTGCGCGCATTGTGAAAAAATACATTGGTTGGAATATGGGAAAAACAATGTTCATTTTTGATTTTTTTGTCATAACTACTTCCCTCGTCTATTTAAATTATCGGCAAGCTATGTACACGCTAGTCGCCGTTTTTGTCGGTGCCAAGGTCATTGATTTTATTCAGGAAGGTGCATATGCTGCCAAAGCAGTCATCATCATTTCAGAACGTGCTGATGACATAGCAACAACTATTATGGAAAAAATGGAACGTGGCATCACAATTGTAGATGGAAAAGGAGCATACACGAAAGAAACAAAAGAAATTTTATATTGTGTAGTTAGCCGTCATGAATTATTTCGATTAAAATCTTATGTCAGGGCCATCGATCCGCACGCATTTATTACGATTGCTAATGTTCATGAAGTACTAGGCGAAGGATTTACATTAGATGAAAATAAAAAACCATTATATGACGAATAA
- the panD gene encoding aspartate 1-decarboxylase: protein MFKTMMNAKLHRATVTEANLQYVGSITIDQDLMDAVGIEENEKVQIVNNNNGARLETYVIRGTRGSGIICLNGAAARLVQPGDQVIIISYVQLDAKETKNHRPTVALLNEKNQIIEMLSEEKERTMV, encoded by the coding sequence TTGTTTAAAACAATGATGAATGCGAAATTACACCGTGCAACGGTGACAGAAGCAAACTTACAATACGTTGGGAGTATTACGATTGACCAAGATCTAATGGATGCTGTAGGAATTGAAGAAAACGAAAAAGTACAAATTGTGAATAATAACAACGGTGCCCGCTTAGAAACATATGTGATTCGTGGGACACGTGGAAGTGGAATTATTTGTTTAAATGGTGCAGCCGCTCGCCTTGTGCAACCAGGGGATCAAGTAATTATTATTTCGTATGTACAACTGGATGCAAAAGAAACGAAAAATCATCGTCCAACAGTTGCGTTATTAAATGAAAAAAATCAAATTATTGAAATGTTAAGTGAAGAAAAAGAAAGAACAATGGTATAA
- a CDS encoding CCA tRNA nucleotidyltransferase translates to MKDSSIFLKAIPIIETIQQHGYEAYFVGGAVRDYFLHRPVHDVDIATSALPNEVMAIFSDTIPLATEHGTVIVRYKKEQYEVTTFRKEEAYIDFRHPEKVQFIRRLEEDLKRRDFTMNALAMTSQFEVIDLFLGKTDIKTKLIRTVGNPDDRFQEDPLRIMRAVRFISQLCFQLEKKTKQAMRRQKEKLAYISVERISQEMDRLWLGPCVSQALTAMKELQLFSVLPGAKWMTDTIILRFDGFEQCETVEQAWTLFAYIAQVSNLSTFLRTWKFSRERMKKVTILYEGIKAYQDASFSDYDRFRLGKTFLLDVVRLYAILSNKKVETCIRREATLFDALPIKHEKELVITAKEMIEIVQKKPGPWIRECQKEIIQGILDKKIENDYHTLKEWINRWHQH, encoded by the coding sequence GTGAAAGATTCATCAATCTTTTTAAAAGCAATTCCGATTATTGAGACTATTCAACAACATGGATATGAAGCATATTTTGTTGGCGGGGCAGTTCGTGATTACTTTTTACATCGTCCAGTCCATGATGTCGATATTGCTACTAGTGCGTTACCAAATGAAGTAATGGCGATTTTTAGCGATACGATTCCTTTAGCAACCGAGCATGGTACAGTCATTGTTCGGTATAAAAAGGAACAATATGAAGTAACAACATTTCGAAAAGAGGAAGCATATATTGACTTTCGGCATCCTGAAAAGGTTCAATTTATTCGTCGATTAGAGGAAGATTTAAAACGACGTGACTTTACGATGAATGCGTTAGCGATGACGAGTCAATTTGAAGTAATTGATTTATTTTTAGGAAAAACAGATATTAAAACAAAACTCATTCGTACAGTAGGAAATCCAGATGACCGTTTTCAAGAAGACCCACTTCGTATTATGCGAGCGGTTCGATTTATTAGTCAATTATGTTTTCAACTAGAAAAGAAAACGAAACAAGCAATGAGGCGTCAAAAAGAAAAATTGGCATATATTTCGGTGGAACGAATTAGTCAAGAAATGGATCGGTTATGGTTGGGTCCTTGTGTGTCTCAAGCGTTAACGGCGATGAAGGAATTGCAATTATTTTCGGTGTTACCAGGAGCAAAATGGATGACGGATACCATCATACTTCGTTTCGACGGATTTGAGCAATGTGAGACGGTAGAACAAGCATGGACGTTATTTGCTTATATAGCGCAAGTCTCAAATTTGTCGACATTTTTACGTACATGGAAGTTTTCAAGAGAACGAATGAAAAAAGTTACGATATTGTATGAAGGGATAAAAGCGTATCAGGACGCTTCTTTTTCTGATTACGACCGGTTTCGATTAGGGAAAACATTTCTTTTAGACGTTGTCCGTTTATATGCTATTCTTTCCAACAAAAAGGTGGAAACGTGTATTCGAAGGGAAGCGACTTTATTTGATGCCCTGCCGATAAAACACGAAAAAGAACTGGTGATTACCGCAAAAGAAATGATTGAAATTGTTCAGAAAAAGCCAGGCCCATGGATTCGCGAATGTCAGAAAGAAATTATTCAAGGTATCCTCGATAAAAAAATCGAGAATGATTACCATACACTAAAGGAGTGGATCAATCGTTGGCATCAACATTAA
- the panB gene encoding 3-methyl-2-oxobutanoate hydroxymethyltransferase encodes MKTVRDFLKMKQQNEKIVMMTAYDYPTAMYAEKCGVDMILVGDSLGMVVLGYDSTLPVTVEDMIHHTKAVRNGAKNTFIVTDLPFMSYHCSFEETMKNIRRIMQEAHANAVKLEGASKEILALIEKLSAAGVPVVGHLGLTPQSVEILGGYFVQAKEMESAKKLIEEAKLLEQRGAVAIVLECVPHQVTKLVRTQCSVPIIGIGAGGNCDGQVLVFHDIVQFGSHKLPKFVKSYANMGETMEKAIKQYVEEVKNQIFPTEEHQFTLKEEAVEALYGGEKNDCDSND; translated from the coding sequence ATGAAAACAGTTCGAGATTTTTTAAAGATGAAACAACAAAATGAAAAAATTGTAATGATGACGGCGTACGATTATCCGACAGCAATGTACGCAGAAAAATGTGGAGTGGATATGATATTAGTCGGGGATTCACTTGGAATGGTCGTTTTAGGTTATGATTCTACGTTACCTGTAACAGTAGAGGATATGATTCATCATACAAAAGCTGTTCGAAATGGCGCCAAAAATACATTTATCGTAACGGATTTACCGTTTATGTCTTATCATTGTTCATTTGAGGAAACAATGAAAAATATTAGAAGAATCATGCAAGAAGCACATGCCAATGCGGTGAAACTAGAAGGTGCATCCAAAGAAATATTGGCACTTATCGAAAAATTATCTGCTGCAGGAGTACCTGTTGTTGGTCACTTAGGACTCACACCACAATCAGTTGAAATATTAGGCGGTTATTTTGTACAAGCGAAAGAAATGGAAAGTGCTAAAAAACTAATAGAAGAAGCAAAACTATTAGAACAACGTGGCGCAGTTGCCATCGTGTTAGAATGTGTGCCACATCAAGTAACAAAGTTAGTGCGGACACAATGTTCTGTACCTATTATTGGTATCGGCGCTGGTGGAAATTGTGACGGACAAGTACTCGTCTTTCATGATATCGTTCAATTTGGTTCACATAAATTACCGAAATTCGTCAAATCATATGCAAATATGGGAGAGACAATGGAAAAAGCGATAAAGCAATATGTAGAAGAAGTAAAAAATCAAATTTTTCCAACAGAAGAACATCAATTTACGTTAAAAGAAGAGGCAGTCGAAGCATTATATGGAGGTGAAAAAAATGATTGTGATTCAAACGATTAA
- the dapB gene encoding 4-hydroxy-tetrahydrodipicolinate reductase encodes MNQTIKIVIAGARGKMGSETVQLIQETEHFELIAAVDHKYIGQTVGEVLGMDGVTAPIYHDLKDCLQNVEADVFIDFTNYETGMKHTEIAIEAGVRSVIGTSGFTKEDVARLQTLAEENNTGVIIAPNFALGAVLMMKFSKLAGKYFDDVEIIEMHHDQKLDAPSGTGIKTAEMIAEVRKPHQQGHPNEKELLKGARGADYDGIRIHSVRLPGLIAHQEVLFGSAGETLLIRHDSYNRHSFMSGVKLAVERVMELNVLVYGLDNILE; translated from the coding sequence ATGAATCAAACAATTAAAATTGTCATTGCTGGAGCACGGGGAAAAATGGGGAGTGAAACGGTTCAATTAATTCAAGAAACGGAGCATTTTGAATTAATCGCTGCGGTTGACCATAAATATATTGGCCAAACTGTTGGAGAAGTGTTAGGAATGGATGGTGTAACAGCGCCAATCTATCATGATTTAAAAGATTGTTTACAAAATGTAGAAGCAGATGTTTTTATTGATTTTACGAATTACGAAACAGGAATGAAACATACCGAAATTGCAATTGAAGCAGGCGTTCGTTCTGTTATTGGGACTAGTGGATTTACAAAAGAAGATGTGGCGCGATTACAAACGTTAGCAGAAGAAAATAATACCGGTGTCATTATTGCGCCAAACTTTGCTTTAGGTGCTGTATTAATGATGAAATTTTCAAAATTAGCGGGGAAATATTTTGATGATGTAGAAATTATTGAAATGCATCACGATCAAAAATTAGATGCCCCAAGTGGAACAGGAATTAAAACAGCAGAAATGATTGCGGAAGTAAGAAAGCCACATCAACAAGGGCATCCAAATGAAAAAGAGCTATTAAAAGGAGCACGCGGTGCAGATTATGATGGAATTCGAATCCATAGTGTTCGTCTACCAGGTTTAATAGCGCATCAAGAAGTACTTTTCGGAAGTGCTGGAGAAACATTATTAATCCGTCACGATTCTTATAATCGTCATTCCTTTATGTCTGGTGTTAAACTAGCGGTAGAACGTGTAATGGAACTGAATGTTCTTGTGTATGGCTTAGATAATATTTTAGAATAG
- the bshB1 gene encoding bacillithiol biosynthesis deacetylase BshB1 has product MEKKEGENARILLKEEAKKVDILAFGAHPDDVEIGMAGSIKKWTNAGYKVAICDLTYADLSSNGTVALRMKEAEEAANRLNVQTRLILGLKDRGLFMTEEAIQLVVQTIRQYQPTYIFMPYEVDRHPDHGNCSRIVKEAIFSAKIKNFAPSLGENWAIQESFYYMINGFHRPHFVMDVTETMDVKIKALQAYESQFSKKTGTIDTPLTNGYIETVRARETLFGKEVGVSYAEGFMCDRPLLFNPLLGGF; this is encoded by the coding sequence ATGGAAAAAAAAGAGGGAGAAAACGCACGTATTCTTTTAAAAGAAGAAGCTAAAAAAGTAGATATTTTAGCTTTCGGTGCTCATCCAGATGATGTGGAAATAGGGATGGCAGGATCCATTAAAAAATGGACGAATGCTGGATATAAAGTGGCGATTTGTGATTTGACGTATGCGGACTTATCTTCAAATGGTACAGTAGCGTTACGGATGAAAGAAGCGGAAGAAGCAGCAAATCGATTGAACGTACAAACACGACTTATTTTAGGACTGAAAGATAGGGGCTTGTTTATGACGGAAGAAGCGATTCAGTTAGTCGTACAAACTATCAGGCAATATCAACCTACGTATATTTTTATGCCTTATGAAGTGGACCGACATCCTGATCATGGGAATTGTTCGAGGATTGTTAAAGAGGCGATATTTTCTGCGAAAATAAAAAATTTCGCACCGTCATTAGGAGAAAATTGGGCTATTCAAGAATCCTTTTATTACATGATTAACGGATTCCATCGCCCTCATTTTGTGATGGATGTAACAGAAACAATGGATGTAAAAATAAAAGCTTTGCAAGCATACGAAAGCCAATTTTCTAAAAAAACAGGAACGATTGATACCCCATTAACAAATGGATATATTGAAACGGTACGTGCTCGTGAAACGTTGTTTGGAAAAGAAGTGGGTGTTTCTTATGCGGAAGGTTTTATGTGTGATAGACCGCTTTTATTTAATCCATTGTTGGGGGGATTTTAA
- the bshA gene encoding N-acetyl-alpha-D-glucosaminyl L-malate synthase BshA, translated as MAYKIGITCYPTVGGSGVVATELGKLLAERGHEIHFITSGLPFRLQQFYPNIFYHEVEVNAYSVFQYPPYDLTLASKMAQVARREKLDLIHVHYAVPHAVCAVLAKQMVGDHLKVVTTLHGTDITVLGYDQTLSDIICFGINQSDAVTSVSHDLVEETKRLFDVKKDIHTVYNFVDTRVYQKKHNKNLKANYNIHENEKVLIHISNFRKVKRIPDVIRIFERVQKDIPAKLLLIGDGPEYSNACSMVHEKKLEDHVIFLGRQENISDLLAISDVLLLVSEKESFGLVALEAMACGVPVIGSNAGGIPEVVLDGQTGFTGPVGNVEELAEKTIRLLTDDVLYEKMAKEAYIRATTVFSANQIVEQYESIYASLIQKES; from the coding sequence ATGGCCTATAAAATTGGGATTACGTGTTATCCAACGGTAGGAGGGAGCGGTGTCGTAGCCACAGAGTTAGGGAAATTACTAGCTGAAAGAGGGCATGAAATTCATTTTATTACATCTGGGCTTCCGTTCCGTTTACAACAGTTTTATCCGAATATTTTTTATCATGAAGTAGAAGTGAATGCTTATTCTGTTTTTCAATATCCGCCCTATGATCTTACGTTAGCTAGTAAAATGGCACAAGTAGCACGGCGAGAAAAATTGGATTTAATTCATGTCCATTATGCGGTGCCTCATGCTGTTTGCGCTGTATTAGCAAAACAGATGGTTGGGGATCATCTAAAAGTAGTAACGACACTTCACGGGACAGATATTACCGTACTTGGATATGATCAAACGTTAAGTGATATTATTTGTTTTGGCATTAATCAATCGGATGCTGTGACGTCTGTTAGCCATGATTTAGTAGAAGAAACAAAGCGACTTTTTGACGTAAAAAAGGATATTCATACTGTTTATAATTTTGTTGATACACGAGTGTATCAAAAAAAACATAATAAAAATTTAAAAGCAAATTATAATATCCACGAAAATGAAAAAGTATTGATTCATATTTCTAATTTTAGAAAAGTAAAACGGATTCCAGATGTTATTCGAATTTTTGAACGTGTTCAAAAAGACATACCAGCAAAGCTATTATTAATAGGGGATGGACCAGAATATAGCAACGCATGTAGTATGGTTCATGAAAAAAAACTAGAAGATCATGTCATTTTTTTAGGCCGTCAAGAAAATATTTCTGATTTATTAGCGATAAGTGATGTTCTTCTTTTAGTAAGTGAAAAAGAAAGTTTTGGACTAGTAGCATTAGAAGCAATGGCTTGTGGTGTACCGGTTATCGGATCTAATGCAGGTGGAATTCCAGAGGTTGTACTTGATGGACAAACCGGATTTACTGGCCCGGTTGGAAATGTCGAAGAATTGGCTGAAAAAACAATCCGTTTATTAACGGACGATGTTTTGTATGAAAAGATGGCAAAAGAAGCATATATTCGTGCGACTACTGTATTCAGTGCAAATCAAATCGTAGAACAATATGAATCCATTTATGCGTCATTGATACAAAAGGAGTCGTAG
- a CDS encoding ABC transporter permease: MNKSLVKLSKYDFIVFFREPFFALPILVLPGIFFFVFMKIFSAQIGGSENFGPYIPIYALLISFLVLFFNIGLQYVTEKERGIHKRLVLSSVSIYQIIFTYVIRGVLLYLLGFFEILAIGIFVFDTRLTDHMFLFILTFIIIIGITLLFSLSTHNLFKNSRQVLPYTIIMFQYVLFGSGLMFPTDGIPSYLKFLVDINPFYHMKEVLLGVWNWTGIELVNVLYLGFIIILCLGLIFLKARSKEY; this comes from the coding sequence ATGAACAAGTCGCTCGTTAAACTGAGTAAATATGATTTTATTGTTTTCTTTAGAGAACCCTTTTTTGCTCTTCCGATATTAGTGTTACCAGGCATTTTCTTCTTTGTATTCATGAAGATTTTTAGTGCGCAAATTGGCGGTTCGGAAAATTTCGGTCCATATATACCAATATATGCATTATTAATTTCGTTTTTAGTTTTATTTTTTAATATTGGGTTGCAATATGTTACTGAAAAAGAGAGAGGAATACATAAACGACTTGTTCTTTCATCTGTAAGTATCTATCAAATTATCTTCACCTATGTCATAAGAGGGGTCCTTCTATACTTGTTAGGTTTTTTTGAAATTTTAGCAATTGGCATTTTTGTATTTGACACAAGGCTGACGGATCATATGTTTTTATTTATTTTAACCTTTATAATCATCATTGGTATTACATTATTATTTAGCTTATCGACACATAATTTATTTAAAAATTCTAGACAGGTTTTACCGTATACTATAATCATGTTCCAATATGTACTATTTGGTTCTGGCTTAATGTTTCCAACAGATGGGATTCCAAGTTATTTGAAATTTTTAGTTGATATAAATCCTTTTTACCACATGAAAGAAGTACTTTTAGGTGTATGGAATTGGACGGGCATTGAACTTGTGAATGTCCTTTATTTAGGGTTTATTATTATCTTATGTTTAGGTCTTATTTTCCTTAAAGCGCGTTCAAAGGAGTATTAA
- a CDS encoding methylglyoxal synthase, with the protein MKIALIAHDAKKKMMVDFTIAYEPILIEHELYATGTTGKKIMEATNLQVIRYQSGPLGGDQEIGSMVAKNQMDMVIFFRDPLTAQPHDVDISALMRLCDVYDIPLATNLASAEIFINGLKRGDLHWRKIIHERRGE; encoded by the coding sequence ATGAAAATAGCGTTGATTGCTCATGATGCAAAAAAGAAAATGATGGTTGATTTTACAATAGCTTATGAACCAATTTTGATTGAACATGAGCTTTATGCGACAGGTACAACCGGGAAAAAAATAATGGAAGCGACGAATTTGCAAGTTATTCGTTATCAATCTGGCCCTCTAGGTGGCGATCAGGAAATCGGATCAATGGTGGCAAAAAATCAAATGGATATGGTTATTTTTTTTCGCGACCCTTTAACAGCACAGCCACATGACGTGGATATTTCTGCTTTAATGAGATTATGTGATGTGTATGATATTCCACTTGCGACGAATTTAGCATCAGCAGAAATTTTTATTAACGGATTAAAACGCGGCGATCTACATTGGCGTAAAATTATTCATGAACGAAGAGGCGAATAA
- the panC gene encoding pantoate--beta-alanine ligase, with translation MIVIQTIKEMQEWSMRVKKQGKSIGFVPTMGYLHEGHLSLMKRATEENDFVVASIFVNPLQFGPDEDFESYPRDLEHDEKLAGSVGVDVVFYPSVEEMYPHPLSVSLTVEQRTDVLCGKTRTGHFDGVVTVLMKLFHLVGPNRAYFGIKDAQQVAVVESFVRDFHFPLKIVRCPIVREADGLAKSSRNVYLTKEEREVAPILYKSLQLAKQKIAEGETNPETIKATIQSALEETKKIIDYIEIYSFSDLQPLPILKGEIIIAIAVKFSKARLIDNVILQVGGK, from the coding sequence ATGATTGTGATTCAAACGATTAAAGAGATGCAAGAATGGTCTATGCGTGTAAAAAAACAAGGAAAATCAATTGGATTTGTTCCAACGATGGGATATTTACATGAAGGTCATCTATCGTTAATGAAACGAGCAACAGAAGAAAATGATTTCGTTGTAGCGAGCATTTTTGTAAACCCACTACAATTTGGTCCAGATGAAGATTTTGAATCTTATCCACGCGATTTGGAACACGATGAAAAGCTAGCGGGAAGTGTCGGAGTAGATGTGGTGTTTTATCCATCTGTAGAAGAAATGTACCCGCATCCATTATCGGTTTCTTTAACTGTTGAACAACGAACGGATGTATTATGCGGGAAAACGAGAACGGGACATTTTGATGGTGTTGTAACAGTATTAATGAAATTATTTCATCTTGTTGGACCAAATCGTGCATATTTTGGTATTAAAGATGCACAACAAGTAGCAGTAGTGGAGTCGTTTGTTCGAGATTTTCATTTTCCATTAAAAATTGTGCGCTGTCCAATTGTGAGGGAAGCAGACGGGCTTGCTAAAAGTTCGCGGAATGTGTATTTAACGAAAGAAGAACGAGAAGTTGCGCCAATCCTTTACAAAAGCTTACAATTGGCAAAGCAAAAAATCGCCGAGGGAGAAACGAATCCAGAAACAATTAAAGCCACGATTCAATCGGCATTAGAAGAAACAAAAAAAATAATTGATTATATTGAAATTTATTCATTTTCAGATTTACAGCCACTTCCAATCTTAAAAGGGGAAATTATTATTGCCATTGCAGTTAAATTTAGTAAAGCTAGATTAATTGATAATGTGATTTTACAAGTAGGGGGTAAATGA
- a CDS encoding nucleotide pyrophosphohydrolase: MEKKTMQQMQQEVDEYIGQFKEGYFTPLAMLARMTEEVGELAREVNHFYGEKKKKDTEEEKTMEQEMGDILFVLICFANSLNIDLDEAFTMVMEKFQTRDEHRWTKK, encoded by the coding sequence ATGGAGAAAAAAACAATGCAACAAATGCAGCAAGAAGTAGATGAGTACATTGGCCAATTTAAAGAAGGGTATTTTACACCATTAGCAATGCTTGCTAGAATGACAGAAGAAGTCGGTGAATTAGCCCGGGAAGTAAACCATTTTTATGGAGAGAAAAAGAAAAAGGATACAGAAGAAGAAAAAACGATGGAGCAAGAAATGGGAGACATTCTATTTGTGCTCATTTGTTTTGCAAATTCTTTAAACATTGATTTAGATGAAGCATTTACAATGGTCATGGAGAAGTTTCAAACGAGAGATGAACATCGTTGGACAAAAAAATAA